In Macadamia integrifolia cultivar HAES 741 chromosome 13, SCU_Mint_v3, whole genome shotgun sequence, one DNA window encodes the following:
- the LOC122059356 gene encoding probable serine/threonine-protein kinase PBL26, with amino-acid sequence MSCFSCFSSHGRKSSKKIRSNGSNQRPVAHKESSAVHPSLQDDKPKTQAETANKKEAPNKVANGNIASQTFTFRELATATKNFRQECLVGEGGFGRVYKGKLENTGQIAAIKQLDRNGLQGNREFLVEVLMLSLLHHQNLVNLIGYCADGDQRLLVYEYMASGSLEDHLLDLSPNQKPLGWFTRLKIASGAAKGLEYLHDKANPPVIYRDLKSSNILLDEDFNPKLSDFGLAKLGPVGEKTHVSSRVMGTYGYCAPEYARTGQLTLKSDVYSFGVVLLELITGRRAIDTTLPTEEQNLVSWAQPIFKDTKRFPEMADPLLQGDFPVRGLNQAVAVAAMCLQEEASARPLMSDVVTALSFLSMAPEEGVPSPVPHPVPCSPSEEKVPSEDGDHQGENSAEERQRAVAEAIEWGSNSRANNKRIRDGRGSSL; translated from the exons ATGAGTTGCTTTTCGTGTTTTTCATCCCATGGAAGGAAATCATCCAAGAAGATAAGATCCAATGGTAGTAATCAGAGACCTGTAGCTCATAAAGAAAGCAGTGCCGTACATCCGTCATTGCAGG ACGACAAACCAAAGACCCAAGCTGAAACAGCAAACAAAAAGGAAGCTCCTAACAAAGTTGCTAATGGTAACATTGCATCCCAAACTTTTACTTTCCGTGAGCTGGCCACAGCAACAAAGAATTTTCGGCAGGAATGTTTAGTGGGTGAAGGTGGATTCGGAAGAGTCTATAAGGGGAAACTTGAGAATACTGGCCAG ATTGCGGCCATCAAGCAACTGGACAGAAATGGACTACAGGGAAACAGAGAGTTTCTCGTGGAGGTTTTAATGCTGAGTCTTCTCCACCATCAAAATCTGGTCAATCTGATAGGCTATTGTGCTGACGGAGATCAGAGGCTCTTGGTGTATGAGTATATGGCATCAGGATCTCTTGAAGATCATCTACTTG ATCTTTCGCCAAACCAAAAGCCACTAGGCTGGTTTACAAGACTGAAAATAGCATCAGGGGCTGCTAAGGGTTTGGAATATTTGCACGATAAGGCCAACCCCCCTGTTATATATCGAGATCTGAAATCATCAAACATCTTGCTGGATGAAGATTTCAATCCAAAACTCTCTGATTTTGGTCTTGCCAAGCTTGGACCTGTTGGAGAAAAGACACATGTATCATCACGGGTGATGGGGACATATGGTTACTGCGCCCCAGAGTATGCAAGAACAGGTCAGCTGACTTTGAAGTCGGATGTATACAGTTTTGGAGTTGTTTTACTGGAGCTAATAACTGGACGAAGAGCCATTGACACCACATTGCCAACAGAGGAGCAAAACCTAGTTTCTTGG GCACAACCCATATTTAAGGACACCAAAAGATTCCCAGAGATGGCTGATCCACTCCTTCAAGGGGACTTCCCAGTCAGAGGTTTAAATCAAGCAGTTGCAGTCGCTGCCATGTGTCTTCAGGAGGAAGCATCAGCCCGCCCTTTGATGAGTGATGTTGTCACTGCTCTTAGTTTCCTATCAATGGCTCCTGAAGAAGGGGTACCTTCACCTGTTCCTCATCCTGTTCCGTGTTCACCTTCTGAGGAGAAAGTGCCAAGTGAGGATGGAGATCATCAGGGTGAAAACAGTGCAGAAGAACGTCAACGAGCTGTAGCAGAAGCAATAGAGTGGGGATCAAATTCAAGGGCAAACAACAAAAGAATCAGGGATGGAAGAGGTTCTTCATTGTAA
- the LOC122059380 gene encoding pentatricopeptide repeat-containing protein At2g13600-like, producing the protein MNSHSRFIKLGLDTNPMVATRLLNAYASCQSANALSHAHQLFDQVPSKDIVLWTSIISAYTRAGNPHKALQLFSQMNLQFPPIQSNPFVYSIVARACGSFAGHYLQLGKCVHTHVIKSGFLPNVVVETAFLDMYAKCGDIEFSHKVFDEMPQRNSISWNAMIAGYVQNGMEALGLHLFYRMKCLDCQIPDEFAVSTVLAACAGINDMDFGMQVHGYLLTVGFESECAYTLCNMYFRCGEMSCSEKALSEIKENVISRLMMIKGYVFNGRYYDAIMHVVQDSNFIEIATMDHSVVVSILTACANLSLRRVGKQVHCLIITFIGSHLNWVSDEKDLSIVGSALIDMYCKCSSVREARQAFDWFHPAQHISHWNAMITGYIHAGLLEDARKCFGEMPKRDLISWTTMISGYVQHGLPQQGLTLLTKMYNNEDGLMMEGNCFTFSTALEACTLLSALGAGKQIHVKLIRSGVNIDINNVVVGTALINMYSKSGSLNYAQKVFDRLLEKNVIAWTSMITGYAIHGIGSQALELFQQMLEIGVKPNEVTFISVLTACSHCGFVEEGIGYFKLMKDKYGILPRADHYTCVIDLLGRAGRLTEAWSLLEEIGNGDINDDSGETIWGAFLGACRLHGDLEMGSRAAQKMLKKKQQVSSTYITLSNVYAAAGLWDEAFKVREKWRREGTIPGDPGGSQIHVQLGAA; encoded by the coding sequence ATGAATTCGCACAGCCGATTCATTAAGCTTGGCCTTGACACGAACCCGATGGTTGCAACCCGGCTTCTCAACGCGTACGCTTCTTGTCAATCTGCAAACGCATTATCACACGCCCACCAGTTGTTCGACCAAGTTCCTTCCAAAGATATTGTGCTATGGACCTCCATTATCTCAGCCTACACTCGAGCTGGCAATCCCCACAAAGCTCTCCAACTCTTCTCTCAAATGAACCTTCAATTCCCCCCAATTCAATCCAATCCTTTCGTCTATTCCATCGTCGCTCGAGCATGCGGGTCTTTTGCTGGGCACTACCTCCAATTGGGCAAATGCGTTCATACCCATGTGATAAAATCGGGGTTTCTACCTAATGTCGTCGTTGAAACGGCTTTCTTGGATATGTATGCGAAATGTGGTGATATCGAGTTCTCTCATAAGGTGTTCGACGAAATGCCGCaaagaaattcaatatcttGGAATGCTATGATTGCGGGCTATGTTCAAAATGGGATGGAAGCTCTTGGTTTGCATTTGTTCTATCGGATGAAATGTCTGGACTGCCAAATACCGGATGAGTTTGCAGTGTCAACAGTATTGGCAGCTTGTGCGGGGATTAATGATATGGATTTTGGCATGCAAGTTCATGGTTATCTTCTTACTGTTGGTTTTGAGTCAGAATGTGCTTATACACTCTGTAATATGTACTTTCGATGTGGTGAGATGTCTTGTTCAGAGAAGGCTTTAagtgaaataaaagaaaatgtaatCTCAAGGCTTATGATGATCAAAGGATATGTCTTCAATGGCAGATACTATGATGCGATAATGCATGTTGTTCAGGACAGTAATTTCATTGAAATTGCAACAATGGATCATAGTGTGGTTGTCTCCATCCTCACTGCATGCGCAAATCTCTCGTTGCGTAGAGTTGGAAAGCAGGTGCATTGTCTTATCATTACTTTCATTGGTTCCCACCTGAATTGGGTTTCAGATGAGAAAGATCTTTCCATTGTTGGAAGTGCTTTAATTGACATGTACTGCAAGTGCTCAAGCGTCAGAGAAGCTCGCCAAGCTTTTGATTGGTTTCACCCTGCCCAGCATATTTCTCATTGGAATGCAATGATCACAGGTTATATACATGCTGGATTGCTAGAAGATGCTAGGAAGTGTTTTGGAGAGATGCCTAAGAGAGATCTAATTTCATGGACAACAATGATTTCAGGATATGTGCAGCATGGGTTGCCTCAACAAGGACTAACTCTGTTAACTAAGATGTACAACAACGAAGATGGGCTTATGATGGAAGGTAACTGCTTCACTTTTTCCACTGCTCTTGAAGCATGTACTCTGTTGTCAGCATTGGGGGCAGGAAAACAAATACATGTAAAATTGATTCGGTCGGGAGTCAATATTGACATCAATAATGTGGTCGTTGGGACAGCTTTAATCAACATGTACTCGAAGTCTGGTAGTTTAAATTATGCACAGAAAGTATTTGACCGGCTGTTGGAAAAGAATGTAATCGCATGGACATCGATGATAACTGGCTATGCCATTCATGGTATTGGTTCACAGGCCCTTGAGCTTTTCCAGCAAATGTTAGAAATAGGTGTGAAACCAAATGAAGTCacatttatttcagttttaacGGCTTGTAGCCATTGTGGTTTTGTCGAGGAAGGGATAGGATACTTCAAACTAATGAAGGACAAATATGGGATACTCCCAAGAGCCGATCATTATACTTGTGTGATTGATTTGTTGGGAAGAGCTGGGAGGCTCACTGAAGCTTGGAGCTTATTGGAGGAAATTGGGAATGGAGACATTAATGATGATTCCGGTGAAACAATATGGGGTGCATTTCTGGGGGCTTGCAGGTTGCATGGAGATCTGGAAATGGGGAGCAGGGCGGCTCAGAAGATGCTCAAGAAGAAGCAACAGGTTTCTTCAACCTACATTACACTTTCTAATGTTTATGCTGCAGCAGGTTTGTGGGATGAAGCATTCAAGGTTAGAGAGAAATGGAGGAGAGAAGGTACCATACCTGGTGATCCTGGGGGTAGCCAAATTCATGTACAGCTTGGTGCAGCATGA